Within the Mugil cephalus isolate CIBA_MC_2020 chromosome 1, CIBA_Mcephalus_1.1, whole genome shotgun sequence genome, the region ATTGCACCTTATACACAGAGCAGCTTAACTCCAGCCTCAGCAATACTGTGCAGCATTAGTAAATACAGTGTCATACTCTTACCTGCTCAAAGGGACTCTTATTTTCAATGCCCTTGGCTCCAACAAACACCCAGCTGTCTCTGAATGCCAACTCCTTCACAGCTGTGCTGCCGAGCTCTTCAAACAGACGGCGAGCCTCATCGTTCATCCTGCCAACAAGAGGAACTAGAATTAGTGTTTGGAAGCATCCATGTTTACACTTACGTTTATGAAGGGGATTTACAAGTGTTTTAGCAGAACATCGGGATGTCACAGCCGTTTGTCTCGTTGTGTTAGCCTTGACACGGACTTCCGCTTCTCAACCATCGCCAGCCGAACCAAAATCACTTCAATCTAATCACTTTTTcttggaggccactggagtttAAGACACTCGCTCAAGGCtaaattcacagaaacacaattcCTCCAGCCACAGCCGTCGATGGCACTGAGTCACAAAAACACTGGTTTCATAAGCAAGAGATTGTGTTTGCAATGTAGGCGTACAGGGTATATGATCTATACACAAGGAAccatcagtgttattcacttcctAAATTGTGATTGTGAGGTGCTTCGTGCAGCACTCGGATAATGTTAACTGAAATCACAACATCCACAATGAACTGACTCATATCATATGTGATCCGGGGCTTTGTGAATCTTAATCGCACAAAATCACTTCTGATACGCAGCTCGTTTTACAACCCTGATTTATCATCCTGCACATATTGTTTTACTGAACGCCATAAAACGCTCTGTAGCCAGTACTAACATTATTAACCCATAAACCAGGCACAGGGCATTTTGTCTTAAATATTCTTGATTGCAAGTCGTTCTGTGGaaattttcatttcacagacGCAACCCACATAATTTTTTAGGACTATACGACTACTTTATGCGGTGATGTCACAAGTTTAATggtacacattttttttttttttttattattatttttttttaacattttccaggAAGGAATTTTCTGACGAAACACATTTATTGAAGTCTTATACAAGTGGCGTGTACAAGGTGGAATTTGGCTGTAAAGATACCAGCAAATGAACTGATACGTGCTATCTGTCAAGAAACGTCCTTAGGTTTAAAATAGTTTTGGTGTGTCTAAAGAGAAAAGGGAACGCGAAGTGCTGAATTGGATCTGGCAGAACATCACTGACTCTTACTTCGTAGCTGCATCATCAAAGGAAGCCACGAACACAAGGGTTCCCTCGTGAAGCGGCCGGAGAAACTTCAACAGGTCCGAAACATCTGAAAATGAACATCAGATGAGTCATGAGCTTTTGGGTTGTTACTGCCCGGCCATGTCTACCACCAGATGTGAAATTCATGCTAAACGCCGATGTCTGGTTTTTATTACCTCCTGCCCACATATCAAAGGTTTTTGTCTCCAAGAGCTCACCCGTCACCCCTGGAGCAGAGAAACATCAGTAAGATATTAAAATGCCTCAATTAAAAGAATAACAATGCGATTCAGTCCGGAGAAAATTCGAGAATGAGGCTTACCGTTCACTAAAGCTATGTTCAGGCCCCTGCCGACGTTGTTCTTCACGCTACTCACTAACCTGTTCAACAGAAACGCAAACCttaaacacacaggcacacacatgcgcacCCACACAGCTTTTCACACTGCCTGACACTTACTTCTATCGCAACACGTGTACTGTAAAGGGACCAAGACTAGAGATAAAACCAAAGAGTTGAGGGaccaacagactgaaaaacaataCTTGCATCCAGCTCCCCAGACAGACTTGAAGGCCCGGTTATGACAgcacagaggggagggggagaaaaacaacaacagagtgtgaaacagaaataaagaaaccaaaaagaGACAGCAGGGGAGACGCAGACATaggtgaggagggaggcagagatAAGCAGCGAAGTCTCACATCTTGTCCTCCAAGCAGATTTTAGGGCCAATGACATTGGCAGCTCCAGACACCAGACGGAAAGCCAAATGCTTTGGTGGACAAGGGGCTGAAAGGCCACATTTATACCTCCGAGGGCGGGGCTCTGCTGAAAAAGAGGATTGATAAGAAAGAATAGGAGACAGTTTTACCAGGTTACGACTGGACGAGTGCAAACCCGTTGCATGGGATCGCCCTACTTACCCGGTGTTGGTTCCTCACTTGTACCTGGAAATTAAAAGGTTTCATAATAATTAGTGATGCTCTCCACTTGCTTCTCTTGTCAGATCAGTAATAGAGAACACAAGCATATTATATTCCGCTATCACAggcatttattgttgtttgtaaATATTCCGTGAGGCAGTTCAATCgttttttccaacttttcttACCACTGAAGAAATGGCGCACAGATGAACCTCCTTCCCCTCCAAATAAAGTGCTTGCTAGGAGCCATGTGAGCCCCACCAGCAGCAGTACAGCCACAGCTCGCAGAGGGCCTGTAGCCAGAATCAGGACACACCAgttcaggaaaaaacaaaaaacaacaaaaaaaaatacacaggcTAACAACCAGATCAACGAGTTCCCACTAAAAAATATGTTGAGAAATTTCACACCGACCTGTTAACCTCATGATTCAGCGTCTTAAAGAGCTGGGAAGAAATGATAACAAAAGCAGCAACATCAGGGTTGTACTTATGTAAACTTGATTGTAATCAAAGTCAGTTTCTGGTTTCAGTGGATGTCACAagaagttataaataaatagtgcatttgtcatttttttatttatttttttctacactgGCAAAGCAAGATGGCTCTGCAGAGATGACGTTTTAAGGTtatgacatgaaaacaaaccaccGTAAAGACAATGCCACAATAAGTCCTTAAGATCACTTGTTTCTAGAGTATATATAGACAGAAATGACCTACTTGGTCCACGCTTGGTGAGACTATTGCCGTGTCTTATCGCTTTTCCTTTACGGGATGCAACGACCGATAATGAGGAGCTGTTGCTCTTGTCACCCGGGACTATTTCTTTCGCTGTTTCCTCATTGAGACTCTTAATACAAACGAGACCTCTCTAAGAAGACAGACTGAAGCCAACGCGCTCAGTCGAAATTTTATTAGCTTACATTCAACaagcgtggaaaaaaaaaaggtctttggTTTGGTCTTCCGGATAAACCACCAACCGCTGCCCGTCCGCACGGAGTCTGCGCGAACAAGACCACGTGACAAAACATATttcgattttttaaaaatatattttgatatatgtgtattttttacaAACGTGCCTCATTAAAATTATCAAAAAACATGccacaacaaataaatacttacattgattaaaagaaaaaatatatattgcacGAGTACAACGTCTCCTCCCCGTGCACGACTGCTTCAAAATCAAGATGGCTGCCCACAGTGCTGTGCTTTCGGTGTCCAAAATCATTAATCCTTTTTGGGGTGGACGCCTTGGAAATACGGTTAAAGTAAGAGAATATACGCTGCTTTTGCTATATTGGTTGTGAATGTTGATGGGTGACTCCAAATTAAACTCCGCAATTTTATCTATGCGCAAGGTCATCCAGTAAATAACTGGGAAGCTAGCATACTCCGACCGCATCTGCGAGCTGCTCTCTAAaacgtgtctttttttccaggtaTTTGGAACAACGCTGAGCACCCACAGGAATAAGACCATACTTACTGTGAGTCATGCTTTCTATGTGGGTTTTGTCTTGCGTTTCGtgtgattttgtcacttttaaTACTGAGTCAGTACCCCATGGCGCTATAAAATCAGTGCTGCTCATTAAACACTGTATTTCTAAGCCGTGTGTTTCTTGTACTAAGCTTTGAAATTAGTTGGGTAATTCATGTATATGTTTCATTCTGATTCGGgagttgtaaatatttttaattttccactgtCTTGGGAGAGAAGCGGTTATAACACCACTATGTTTACTATTTGTTCTTCTGCACAACCGACTGTGGTCCTTCTGCTGTCCTTCATGTTCCTCTTCGTCGACAGGGAGAAAACATTGTAAGTAGTCTACTCTTCCCAGTTCACTACATCACAATCCATCCACTACAtacatgaaataacattttgaaGAATATGTAGAAATATGCTTAGTCAGGGAATAACACGTTTGCTGGAGTGCAGGGGATCTCAAATGAAGGAATGTCATTTTCCAATGTATTCTATTGGAATATTATGATAAATAACACTACTAACTGTTTGACATTACCTTCACATACTTACTTTTTATTGCTTTGggcttgtattttttatttttttcattttgttagtgtaataataaattatataacaTGCAGCATGCACCACATTTCCTTGCAGCTATGTCTTTCCACTACAATAATGTCTCAGTCTAGAGTGAATATTAGCCTACATGAATATTTATTGTTCAGTGGTAATATGGTAAGCGAAGACCACTTTAAAACCAGTTTTTAGGTGATTAAATACAAAGGAAAAATCCACAATATCCTTCTGTAAATGTTTGATCTTCCTGTTTGAAGCTGCGTTACAGTGGAACAGAAATGTGACcgacaaaaatataaattcaaGCTGCTGAATGTTAATGCTACTAAAACGTGTGAGATCTCTGCAGTTATATTGTACTGACATTCAAATTGTTATGGAAATCATGTAGTAAAACACTGGATGGCAATAAATCTCCAATAAttcaaatatatgttttaaaagGGTTAAAACGACTAgtgttactgtttgtttttgtttagtattGTTAATAATATGTTAAATGTCAATGTCCCAGCCCCCTCCTGCAAAGTATGGAGGCAGACACACCGTGACCCTCATACCTGGAGATGGAATCGGCCCGGAGCTATTCAATCATGTCAGGGAGGTTTTCAGGTTGGTTCGAGTTAAAGCAAACCCTGATCAGAAGTGACGGCCACAGACCTGGGAACGCTGGCtccattgtttgtttgtttttgttatcgCGCTGCAGGTTCAGCTGTGTGCCAGTGGACTTTGAGGTGGTGCACGTCAACTCTGCCATGGAGACTGAGGATGACATCAATGATGCCATCACTGCCATCCGCCGTAATGGAGTTGCCCTTAAAGGTGAgcaaacctgttttttttatctgtgtcacAAACGGAGcatgaaaatgtggaaaaaacgGGCTGACCTAAATAACGAGTTTAACTGAATCGCTTCACTTTCCTGATAGGTAACATAGAAACCAAACATACCATGCCGCCATCTGTCAAATCCAGAAATAATCTCCTGCGGTAAGTTTTAAATTATGTCTCAGTTCCCTTTTTAAAGCTCTTATATTTATACCATGATTTACCCTTTACTGCCGTGTgacctttttcccttttctccactctcattaaatgtttttatcaaCAGCACAAGCTTAGACCTGTATGCCAATGTGATGCACTGTCAGTCCCTCCCTGGAGTCCAGACTCGCCACAAGAACATTGACATCATGATCATCAGGGAGAACACGGAGGGAGAGTACAGCAGTCTGGAGCACGAGgtcagacagaacagaaaaacgATCGATTTTACCgtctcctaaaaaaaaaaaaaaaaaacaagacctaGTTCCACTTCCTTTTAGCCCTGTTGTGAAAGTAGAGTTGAGTTGCAGCAACACGCCATCACATGCACCGAAGTCATGCGCCATGTGGTGATCTGATGCGCTTATCCAACACCGTATTGTCTAAAGATGCTAAATGAACATTTGACACCGTTTATTTTGTCAAATATCGCAAATCACAGTTTATAAATGGTTAATCTatttataaacattttattaatagaTAAACCATTACGAACTGCTTGAACAATACAACATTTGCACAAGCCCGATGTGAATGTTGGCGTGTCAGGATGTTTACCAACTGTATCGGTCAGAAGTGACGTGTATGTGCGTTATGATGTTTACACACTGAAGAAGGGTTTCAGTCACGCAGAACAATATTGGACAGTGcactcctttcttttttttttttctttttttaactcagTTTCCAGTTAAATAGACTGTTGCATTCAATGATGCTTGAATGTCAGTGTTAAGTACTTCCTTGGAAAGCGTAGGCCTTCAACGGGGAGTCCACGGATGTactgcatttcttttaattttcccccacaaattaaaatttctttgaatgcacattaacacaaatccaacacattttagtaaaggggtaaatggaggcagaagacgttaacGCCACCCTACAGTCACACATGTTCGAAAAAAATATACGAATTCAAAGtgataatactgtatatttataaatgccacttaatatagaacacatatattagggaggggggtccctacttaatcccaccatcagtttgagggtccttggcccgGAAAACCTTGAAGTTGTAGAGGATTGTTTAATGGGTGTTGTTCTATTTACTCTAGACTCTTATTGGGCTTTCTGGTCGGCTTAGTTTAATAGTTGAACTTTAGTTGTGATTTATTTGTCGTTGTCCTCTCCGACTTCTTGCAGAGTGTATCAGGGGTAGTGGAGTGCCTGAAGATCATCACCAAGAACAACTCCCTCAGGATTGCCGACTACGCCTTCCGTCTGGCACGGGAGAAAGGACGCCGCAGGGTCACTGCCGTGCACAAGGCTAACATCATGTAAGTTACTCTCTGGAACATGTGTCCTGCCTGAGTGTCTGGTCTGACATACTGTAGTGAGTTTCTTCGTGCCGAAAATGTTGAGTGCGTCATTTCTGCGTCCACAGGAAACTGGGCGACGGCTTGTTTCTGCAGTGCTGCAGAGAAGTGGCCTCCGGTTACCCCGACATCACATTTGACAGCATGATCGTGGACAACACCACCATGCAGGTGATACATGATAACGTGTTAAAGCATCCAAGGAATGTTTGGAAATGTTCCTCCGTCTGAATCGTTTGCCCCGTCGCTACGTGTTTCGCGTCTGCAGCTGGTGTCCAAACCTCAGCAGTTTGATGTGATGGTGATGCCTAATCTGTACGGGAACGTGGTGAGCAACGTGTGCGCCGGCCTGGTGGGAGGACCAGGACTCGTGCCCGGGGCGAATTACGGCCGCAACTACGCAGTCTTTGAAACCGTGAGTGGTTGAGGAATTGGCATTCTTTAAAGAGAGGGTTCTTTCTGGTTTAAGGAATCATGTGCATCTGattatattgtaatttagtttCATCAATTCTCATTTTCAGGCCACCAGGAACACGGGGAAAAGTATTGCAGACAAGAACATTGCTAACCCTACTGCCGTGCTCCTGGCTAGCTGCATGATGTTGGACCACCTTAAGTAagctttacacacacacacacacgttccaCAGATATTTTCAGTACTGCCGTTTCATCTGTAACATCATGCCTGTGGTACACTGGAAATGTAAACAATCCTTTCATCTGCACACTTCCAGGCTTTACGATCACGCTACCTCCATCCGGAATGCAGTCCTCACCACAATGAATGAAACCAGGGTGAGTCCTCACCTGCCTGTCACGCTGCCATAACGTTACTAAGCTATTGTTGTTCAGCGTAGAATCGAAGCCCCCGGTGGCAGGTCTGGCATGCGTCCTAGACGCCGTCACAATACATTTACACAAAGCAGCCACATGCCCTTTAACCGCCACTGAGCTCTCATGAAGTTGTACACTTCATGGTATCTGGGTTTTCATTGTGTGGGGCATTAATTATAGTCATTGAGCTCTTTTAAAACCCGATCTGCCTgtcgcttaaaaaaaaaaaggaaggaaaaaaaaagcaagtgtattttatttctcccaGGGAAACGGATTACTAATTACAGACGCTTAAAAAGACAAAGTAGTTTTGGTATGTGACAGGGGACCCGTTCTGCATGGCTTAAGCTTTCTGACTTCTGCTAATATGTTACGTGTAAATAGTACAAAAAGTGTTTGCTAAATAGAGGGGAATAGATTCCCCCGCTGGTTATTTGCATTTAGACAATTATGTCTTTTGTATTACACATTAGCTAATTAGGTTGAACGTGTGCTAATTTGCAAACATCTTTAGAAGAGAAACATGAATAATGGATAAACCGAAACTCAAACATCTCATTTTACTTTGCTGACACAAGTTTTTTCTACGAATGTCCGTTTTTATTAGTCCCATTCTGAAAACATTGCCAAcagccagaaaaagaaaaaaaaaatcatttaatatgATAAAAACCTGGCCTAAGAATCCTACTAAATACTAAGTGAGATTTGAGGATCAAAGAATGAGAAAATTAAAGGCACATTTCCAATAACGTTGTGTTTACATATACAAATGAGGTATAATCAGATAAAGCTCCAATCAGTGACAAAGCTCCATCAGTCTGAAAGGAAAAAATTTGCCCAAAGCCCTCATAATCAAGCCGAGCGTTAAAAAGCTTGTGTTGTTTCCTGTGTTGCCTTCTCCCCCCTCACTCTGGGTTTGGAGCGTGTTTGTCAGCAtcctgtgtttcatttatttattttttctttgtttgcagttGCACACAGCTGATCTCGGAGGCCAGGGCACCACATCAGAGGTGGTCCAGTCTGTCATGAGGATCATCCAGAGTAAAGGACAGCTCATTACGCTGCTCTAATACACCGCTACTGAcagcacacgcacgcacacactcagtcAGCGGTGTGAATTTAAACAGGtgggacaggagggacaggtGTGCAGGATATCCTGGCATCTCTGTTTCCATAGCAtcgtgtctttatttttttcatgttcacaCGGCTTACTTACCCCTTCACTGTACAATCGACCTTTTATCCACACCTGCGTGTTTCACATTACCCGTACTTGCCTCGTTTTAGAACGGTTTGCTCTCGATAAAACTCCCTCACGACTCGTGTTGGAAGACGGCTCATACTGTAAAGATAAATTTTATTGCCAGAGTTCACGAGGTTGATTCAGTTGAAAATCTGGCTGCCTTTATAGGTCGTTATGCAACACGTCATTTGTCGGAGTAAATATTTATAAACCTGCGTAATATCATCGCCTTCTCTGCATTCTTCATAGTAGATTATTTATTGTTCAAATTCTAAATATGTAACGGCCAATTATAACGTGCCATGTACATTTAACGGTTCAACTTCTTTTCATCCTATAACTTTAATATCAAGTTATCTATTGTAAACGGTTACGTCCATAATGTTCACATCATGTTGATTGTACATTAAAAATGGCTGCAGCTTTTTCATTAACACTGTGTCATCATCATAGGAGGAGAGCATCAAGTATTATCAAGTCAAAGCTGATCATCTATGCTTATGCAATAATATTCCGGGGAGGGGTCCACTATCATATTATTGTCTTAAAGTCCAAACAGATGAGGACTCTTAAAGCGTGATGTAAAAAGATGGTTTTCACCATGTTTTGTGGGTGATTGTGGATACTGTAAAACATCACTGTTACCAATAAAGACCTATTGAAATGATTTTGTGCAGAGGTTTCAGTTTGAAGCACcgtcaaattattattttttttttccacctaaAGTAAAGCATGAAAATTTACTAAAAGACTATGAATTGGACTCAGCACAGCACTTCTGCAGTATGTCCCCCTTTGACACGTATTCATAACATGGATGTCTTAGATTTGTTATCTTGATTCCTTGCCTCTGCTTCAAAGAGAATTTCTGTCTACTGGGCTCCCGCTGGGGATAAAGATTATTTTTGATCCAAATAAGATAGGGCTCGGTGATCCGTccgtttgtttttaaatttcacgCTCCATCAACACCTCCACTTTTGACATTCGTGTTGTATTATGAGTTTCGTCACTAGGGGGCAACACCACGTTCTggagccgccgccgccaccgccgatGAACTTGGGAGCTTAAGTACTCACagctgcatgcatgtgtgctcCGTTCCGTGCCCCGTCcgatgagggggaaaaaaaccaAGAATGTGTAAACTCcttctgtatgtgtgttattAACGCATTCGTTAAAAAGCTGCAGGGTGATTGTGGACACAAGAAATTCTGTCAGCAGGCGTAGATAACCAGGAACATTAAggttattcttttaattttcatgtgaTTTCTAGGAATAGGCCTCTTACCCCCAGAGTAAGTGTTGCTAAGACAAACATCCAAGGTTTTGGAGTTTGTTTTCAAGTGATTCATTTAGCATAAAACCGAACCATTGATCAATGTTTCACCTGATAAAAATCACTCCCTGCTCGCCGAGTTATTTAAAGTGGGCCGACCACGCGGTCGTATGGGTCCTCCgaggctgaaggaggaggagaagaagacagatGTAAGAACGGTGCATCATTCAGCGCTGACCTCCTGCTCACATGTATTGTACAAATAATTGCAGCCTGCCTCTCTTTCCCCATTAGGGCCCACAGTTGTGGAGGCACATCCCAGTGTAATGTCACTGGCCAATTCATCATCCGTCCACATCTGTGGGAAAGTTACAAACTGTTCCCTCTGTTAGCACATTTGCATACTGTGCAGAGAAATCCTCAGAGATGAGGCTTGGTTCTTTTTTAGATTTAGTTAGGGAATCGGCCGTCATATGCAATCATGCAGCATGTGAGATGTGCAGGAAATTGTTATGTGCGCACTCTGCCAATTGGCCGTCTTAAACTGTTTTCACTCCCCTCTTCATTCATGCCAGTTATTCCATCTCTCTATTTCATATGAAATGCaactctctttcttttttttttttttgtactccgTAAGAAGTTTGCCACTTGCACCTTTTTCCAATCCCCTTCTCCTGCTCAGGCTAACCTCTCCATACGCCAGTTCTCGCTATATCATCGCTGCAAATAAAGTAGACCCCCTCTCCACGGTTACCCCTCAGCCCTCTCGGCCTCCCTGTCCCCGCCGAGCCTCAGCCTGGAGACGGGCCACGGGGCTGATGGCGATGCTTTTTGGACTTAGCGGGAGATGTTTTAACAAACCACCGGCCATCTAACCTTTACGGGTCACCATTCAATCAGTCCTTACGAAACCTTATTAAAACCTTCTGTGGAGGCTTTTCGTTCCAAGAGCTGGATCTGAAAAACGTCGGTTTGTCCAAAAATACAAGAAGAATTATCCTCACTTTAAatcaaatttgtttttatttgctctgcCTTCTCCGTCTGAACTGTGTGGACTTTCATGTGTCGTGCTTGTGGCATTGggaaaaattaaatcaaatactCGCGATGCAcgatcttcttctcttctcctttcctcAAAGAGCGTCCTCCGTGCGCTGGAAGATCCACCGGTTCTTAAAATAGTTCATATATGTTTACGGTCGCCCACAGTAATGAGGACACTGTCCCTGAAAAGAGTGTGAGCCCTACAAACAGTATTCAGCTCGAGCGAATTGGTGTTGAGGTTAACTCACAGACGTCTTAAAACTGCGCTGGACGTGTCAGCCACAACTACCTACattgattattttatcttacttGAATTTAAACACgaatttgtttcatttcccaAACTCGTTACTCTCCTTATAATCGCACACACCCAGAcagatgtgttttgtctttccAGAACTCCAGTCAAACCTCCAGCTGCtagcatttgttttgttctgctcCGTCATCCCcgccttccttctccttctccctctgctctctTTGAAATTGTTTCATCTGCCTCTGACGATAATCTGAAAAGTCAAGTCGAACCACAACTATGACGCTGACCTGAAAATGTGCGTTTATTAATGGTCATACGTCTGCCCCAGATAGGGCAGATAGGGTGTTTCATGAAGTTTCCCAAGtctttcatctctctttttttccgtCTGGGCCTCACCTCCACACGGCTTTCATAACTTCAGAGGACCATATATTGGCTCACGATcgtaataactgtaataataaaaataatataaccaTAACCACTATATTTCCAACCCTTACTCTCACTTTAACCTACACTTCACCGTAGTTTATTTGAAACCAAGATTAAATTATGGGGACTTCTTCCTCTGtaagataaatataaatatacactccTTGTGTATTAGTCTGGTGTGATCCAACATCCACTACATCACGTTTATTACACATGCTCTCGTTCTCTGtcactctcttttctctctttcatgtTGATCAGCTCTGCTACAGTGCAGGTGATTGCAATCAATCATTGTGCCTCTGATAATCAGGGAACAGCTGCATCCAGTCAGTCAGCTCTGCTCTTTGTTAATGGGGCTTTCGCCCCCTAAAAGCTATGGCTTAGCTACATTAAGTTACGTCAGCGGTCAGCTATTCTCTGTTACCGGGTCCCGGCTCTCTTTTCTTGGGGTGTCTCTGTGCATCATCTTGGCTTGTCTCTTCACGGGGAACCGCAACGTCTTCGGCAGCAGGGGATCAGCCCCGTGTTccccaaaccctaaccctttttttaaaaaaagggccCTATATTCCCCGCTTTGTATGTGATCGGGGAAtataggacccttttttttttttcaaaaagggttagggttatggttagggttatggttagggttagtgaCCCAGGGAACATCGGCATGCTCCCGGCAGCAGTGACGGCGTAAATAAGAGGGCTGGGAGTAGGGAGAGGTTTGCGGGTTTGTTTACTTAGCAGAAACGGACGTGGAGAGGGGGGGTCACGCAGAGGAGTGAAGGGGAGCGAGAGTGGATACGGTGTGATCTATAGCTCATTGATAACCTATAGGTTCACCGGGAAGTTAATTGTCGAAAACATTTCTTCAGTTTCCCTTTCAAAATAGTCCCGTAAATCATCAGCATCTGCATTACGAGCTAGGAATTTTTTTACAGAGCTCAAGTTCACACCGGAGGGATGCCACCTAGAGAGATCATGAAATGCTTAGCAAAACAAAGCTGTTTGTCAATGATTGCCTATTTGTCCGCCTGCACCGCACGCATCTCTACAATTTCCAG harbors:
- the fam3a gene encoding protein FAM3A isoform X2, which gives rise to MRLTGPLRAVAVLLLVGLTWLLASTLFGGEGGSSVRHFFSGTSEEPTPEPRPRRYKCGLSAPCPPKHLAFRLVSGAANVIGPKICLEDKMLVSSVKNNVGRGLNIALVNGVTGELLETKTFDMWAGDVSDLLKFLRPLHEGTLVFVASFDDAATKMNDEARRLFEELGSTAVKELAFRDSWVFVGAKGIENKSPFEQRMKNHKGSNKYEGWPESLEMDGCIPLRPPLEG
- the idh3g gene encoding isocitrate dehydrogenase [NAD] subunit gamma, mitochondrial, whose translation is MAAHSAVLSVSKIINPFWGGRLGNTVKVFGTTLSTHRNKTILTGENIPPPAKYGGRHTVTLIPGDGIGPELFNHVREVFRFSCVPVDFEVVHVNSAMETEDDINDAITAIRRNGVALKGNIETKHTMPPSVKSRNNLLRTSLDLYANVMHCQSLPGVQTRHKNIDIMIIRENTEGEYSSLEHESVSGVVECLKIITKNNSLRIADYAFRLAREKGRRRVTAVHKANIMKLGDGLFLQCCREVASGYPDITFDSMIVDNTTMQLVSKPQQFDVMVMPNLYGNVVSNVCAGLVGGPGLVPGANYGRNYAVFETATRNTGKSIADKNIANPTAVLLASCMMLDHLKLYDHATSIRNAVLTTMNETRLHTADLGGQGTTSEVVQSVMRIIQSKGQLITLL
- the fam3a gene encoding protein FAM3A isoform X1; this translates as MRLTGPLRAVAVLLLVGLTWLLASTLFGGEGGSSVRHFFSGTSEEPTPAEPRPRRYKCGLSAPCPPKHLAFRLVSGAANVIGPKICLEDKMLVSSVKNNVGRGLNIALVNGVTGELLETKTFDMWAGDVSDLLKFLRPLHEGTLVFVASFDDAATKMNDEARRLFEELGSTAVKELAFRDSWVFVGAKGIENKSPFEQRMKNHKGSNKYEGWPESLEMDGCIPLRPPLEG